The Syntrophales bacterium region AACAGGAGCGGTATCCCGTGTGGCAGGCCGCTCCTCCCACCTGGTCGACCTTCAGGAGGACCGTGTCGCTGTCGCAGTCGATATAGACGGCATGCACTTTCTGCGTGTTGCCGGACGTTTCGCCTTTCACCCACAGGGAGTTCCGCGACCGGCTCCAGTAGGTGGCAATGCCCGTCTCCAGGGTTTTCTGCCAGGCCAGGCGATTCATGTAGGCCATCATCAGGACTTCACCGGTGGACGCATCCTGGACCACCGCCGGGACCAATCCTTGCCCTTTGTCAAAATCAGGTTCCGTCACCAGGGACCTCCAAGCCATCCGGGAGCATGTTTCAATAAAGTATTTACACCTAATCGAATCGTTTCCGTTCGGCAAGCATTTTTTTATTCATTGGATATCGACAGGAAGGCAGAGATGCACGACCCCGTCATCCAGTTTTTTCTTTACAAAGAATCACCGTTTATGTATGACGAATTCCCCTTTTGGGTTCCATTAGCGTGAGGTGTTGCCAATGTCTTCCCTGAAGCCGGATAAACTGTTATATTTCAGGAACTTGTTGATATCGAAAATCAACGAGCTTCTCAATGAAGCGGAAAAAACCGTTTCTGAAATGACCGACGGCAAGGAAAACTATCCAGATCCCACAGACCGGGCTTCCCTGGAAGCGGACCGGAATTTTGAGTTGCGAATCCGGGACCGGGAGCGGAAGCTCATCGCCAAGATGCAGGAAGCCATCAAGCGGATCGATGATGGCACGTACGGCATCTGCGAGATGTGTGGCAATCCCATCTCCGAAAAACGCCTCCAGGCCAGGCCGGTCACGACCTCCTGCATCGACTGCAAGACGAAGCAGGAACGTCTCGAAAAGCTCAAGGGCGAGTAGCGTCCGTCTTCAGGCTCGATCGATAGCCGGGCGGCGGAACGGCCTGGACGATCCGGTATTGTGATGCGGCGGCTTCAGAACGGAGCCTTCGAGCCGTTTCCCTCCCTCCGATCCTGTCCTTGAAATCCTTCTGGGATTTCATCTCCGGGAATGAATCATGTCCTTTGTTCAGGTGGCACTCAACGTTCCGGCACGGCAGACGTTTACGTACCGGGTGCCGGAGGGAATGGACCCCTTCGCCGCCGTGGGCAAGCGCGTTCTGGTCCCCCTGGGCCGCAGAAGGCTGACGGGATACATCGTCGGGATCCTGACGGCACCTGATTGCGACTCCGTCCGGGATGTCCTTGAGATCCTTGATGAGGACCCTCTCTTCTCCCGGGAGGATTTCCTGTTCTATGCCTGGGTTGCCGATTATTACTTGTATCCCGTCGGAAGAGCACTGGGAGAGATTCTTCCCGGCAGCATTCCCGCGCGGGACCGCACCCGGGTGACCCTCACCCGCGGATTTTCCCCGGCAGATACCGGAACCATCTCCCCCCAGGAAGAGCAAATCCTGCAGATCCTCCGGGAATCTCCCCGTGGGCTGAGCGTACAGCGGCTGAAGGAGATGGTGAAGATCCGGGAGATTGCGAAGCTCCTGGAAGAGATGGAAGATCAAGGGTGGATCCGTCTCTCCGAGGGTGCCCGCGGGCCGGCCATCCGACATCGCACGGAACGGGTGTTGTCCCTGGCGTCGGGAAGCCTGGAAGGGCTGTCGCCGCGACAGGAGGAGGCCGTCCGGATTCTCCGGGGGCTCGGCGCCGTGCCTGCCGCCGAATTCTCCCGGATTCTCCCGGGAAGCGGGACCGTCCTCGCCGGCCTGAAAAAGAAGGGGATCGTCCTTGTCGAGGAGAGGCCGCTTGTCCACCTGCCTGGTCTGATTCCCCTTATCGAGGGGCCTCGGATCGATCTCTCGCTCAGCCCGGATCAGGCCTCCGCCCTGGAGACCGTGCGCTCGGACCTTGCCGGGAACTCAGCATCCGTTGTCCTGCTTCACGGGGTGACCGGCAGCGGAAAGACGGAAGTGTATCTCCGGGCCGCCGCCGAGGTGCTTGAGAGGGGGGGGAGCGTCCTTTTCCTGGTGCCGGAGATCGCCCTGACTCCACAGCTTTTGAACCGGGTGGCATCCTTCTTCGATGCGGGCCGGATCGCCGTTCTCCACAGCGGAGTCTCGCGGGCCGACCGTTATTCCCAATGGCGGCGCATCCAGCGGGGAGACGTGGACGTCGTCGTGGGTGCCCGCTCGGCCCTCTTTGCACCCCTGAAAAACCTGAAGCTCATCATCGTGGACGAGGAGCACGATCCCTCTTATAAGCAGGACGAGCGGTTGTGCTACTCCGCCCGGGACATGGCCGTCGTCCGGGGGAAGGTGGCCGCCGCCACGGTGATCCTGGGATCTGCGACTCCTTCCATCCAGACGTATTTCAATGCCGAATCGGGACGATACCTGCGCCGGACCCTGCCCCTCCGGGTGGAGGACCGGGATCTGCCAACCGTGGAGATTGTGGACATGAGGGTGGAAGGATTGAGGGCCGGCGAATTGCCGATTCTCTCCTATACACTTCAGGAAGCATTGCGGGACAACCTCACCACCCGGGGACAGACCCTCCTCTTCCTGAACAGGCGGGGTTTCCACACGCACCTGTTTTGTGCCTCCTGCGGCCACGTCTTTGCCTGCAGGAACTGCAGCCTTTCACTGATCTCGCATGCTCGGGCAAATGTTCTCCGCTGTCATGCCTGCGATTTCACCATGCCTTCGCCCGCCGCCTGTCCCGCCTGCGGCAGTCCCGGCCTCGTTCGCCACGGTCTTGGAACGGAGCGGGTCGAGGGGGCCGTCCGGACCCTGTTCCCGCAGGCGCGGGTGGGGCGCATGGACAGCGACACAACGTCACGGAAGGGCGCTTCCGCCGATATCCTGCGGCGGCTCCTGCGAGGAGAGATCGACATTCTCGTGGGAACCCAGATGATCACCAAGGGCCATGACATCCCGGGCATTACCCTCGTGGGGGTTGTCTCCGCCGATACGAGTCTGCACACGGCCGATTTCCGGGCCGCCGAGCGGACCTTTCAGCTCCTCACGCAGGTGTCCGGGCGCAGCGGCCGCGGAGAAAAGCCGGGCCGGGTGGTCATTCAGACCTACAACCCGGGACATTACGCGGTCCGGCATGCCCGCAGTCACGATTTTGAAGCCTTTTACCGCGAGGAGATCCCCCAGCGGCAATCCCTGTCCTATCCGCCTTTTTCCCGGCTGGCCCAGGTGAGGCTCTCGGGACTGGATCCGCAGAGGACCCGGGCGGAAGCCGGGGCGGCGGCCTCCTTTGCATACCGTTTCACGGCCGGACAGGGCCTGTCGGGAAGGGTTGAAATCCTGGGACCCGCGGAGGCTCCCGTAGCCCGGGTCAGGAACCGGCACCGTTGGCAGATCCTGCTGAAGGGGAAGGACAGCCGGGCCGTCCATGCCGTCGCGGAGGCGCTGCTGGCCCGTCGGTTCAAGGGTGTGGAATTGAAAATAGACGTGGATCCGATGGATTTCCTGTAACTACGGATTCCGGTTTCTTCTTGACCGTCGTGGCCCGAGCAAGTAGGCTGATTCTGCCGGCCGCGCGCCATGCAGACCGAGGTGGGGCCGAAGCCTGCAGAGGGGAGGAAAAGACCTGATGAAGGGTTCCGGGCGATGGGTCCTTGCCGCCGCGATCGTCATGTTCCTGGCCGGTGCAGCCGGGGCCGAGGAGAAAAAGTCGATATCCCTGCTCAAGCCCCAGATGGACAGCGGACGGCTCCTCATGCACGTCCTGAAGGAGCGCAAATCTTCCCGGTCTTTCAGCAAGGCAAAACTTCCCATCCGCGTTCTTTCCGGACTCCTGTGGGCCGCCAACGGCGTCAACCGTCCGGGTACGGACGGCAGAACGGTCCCGTCGGCCAGAAACATGCAGGAAGTGGACGTCTACGTGGCGCTTCCCAAGGGGGTTTACCTGTATGACGGGAAGAACCATATCCTGAACCTCGTGTCGGAACGGGACATCCGGGCTCTCACGGGTACGCAGCCGTATGTCAGGGATGCCGCCCTAAACCTCGTCTTTGTGTCCGACGGCCGGAGAATGGAAGGCGTGGCACCGGAGGAACGCGATCTGCTCTCTTCCGTAACAGCCGGCGCCATGGCCGAGAACGTCTATCTGTATTGCGCTTCCGAGGGACTGGCCACGGTCGTCCGGGCCTCCATCGATCGCTCCACCCTGGCCGCGGCCATGGGGTTGCGACCAGAACAGAAGATCCTGCTTGCCCAGTCCGTCGGATATCCCCGGAAATGACCCTCCATCCTCCGGCGACCCGGGAGCGCCCTGGCATGAACCGGATCATCCTTTCCCGTTTCGGGCCGCTGGCCGTCTTCCTGGCCCTCCTGGCTTCATCCTCGTCCTTCGCGCTGCCCTGCGCGGATTCCGATCAAGCCTGTCTGCGACGGGTGGTGGAGGGGCATGCCGTCCGCCGGATCGCTTTCTGGAGGCCCTTCATGAAGGGTGTGCCGGCGGACCGGGTCCGCAGGGCGCCGGCGGAGCTCATCGATTACCTGGTTCTGGACAACCGGTTGAACGGGTTTGCGGAAACCCCCGAACCGGTCGATGTTTCTCCCGGATTCGAAGCCGATCTGAAGGCGGCCCTCGAGGAGTTGCCGGCCGTCGTTCACAGGCTCATGGAACCGAAGCTTGTCGGCATCTTCGTCGTACGAAATCTCGGCGGCACCGGCTACCTGGAGGCCGTTCTCGATGAGCGCGACACCCCGGCGGCGGGTTTCATCGTCCTGGATGAAAGCGTCCTGACAAAAACGGCCAATGCCTGGTTCATCTGGCGGGAAAACACGCCGTTTCGGCCCGATCCAGAGTACCGCCTGGAAGGAAGGATCGAAACCAGGGCCGGCGACAACCGCAAGAACGCCATCCAGTTCATCCTGCTCCACGAGATCGGCCATCTCCTGTCCGTGGGGGAGCGTTTCCATCCCTTCTGGTTTGCGGGTCCGCAGGCCGTCCATAGAGAGGGGGAATATCCCTTCCTGGACGTCTCCTGGACGGTCGCCCCCGGGCGAAAGGAGTTTGCGTCCCGGTATGAAAAAGAGTTTCCATACCGGAAAGACGTGGTTTTCTATGGGACACCGAGGCTGGATGGGGCGGCCGCCCAGGAGGTCTACCGGGCACTTGCGGCGACGAACTTCGCGACTCTCTACGGAGCGACCAGTCCCTACGACGACTTTGCCGAGGCGTTCGCCACCTACGTTCATGGCGTCATGATGAGGAAGCCTTACGAGATTCGGATATTAAAGGACGGGGTGGAACGGATGGTATTCCGTTCCTGCTGGGCCGGGAAGAGGTGTGAGGCAAAGCGCCGGATCCTCTCGGAGATGCTGCAGGCGGACTAAGTCGTTCTTCCCGGCGGAAGTCCGTTTCGATGGAAGCGCATGCTCAACCATTTCGACTGGATCGCCTTCGCCTACGACCGGCTTCTGGGAAAGCCGGACATCAATCGGCTGAAACGGCTGCTTCGGCTGCCCGCGCCGGGATGGCTGCTGGATGCCGGGGGAGGGACGGGGCGCGTGGCATTTCACCTGCGGCCCTGGACAGGAGGGGTCGTGGTCAGCGACCTGTCCTGGGGAATGCTGAAGCGGGCCGGCATGAAAAAGGCGATCCATCCCGTGAGGGCCCATGCCGAACGCCTCCCCTTCCGGGACGGATCTTTCGACCGCGTCATGGTGGTTGATGCCCTGCACCATTTCTGTGATGCCGGGGAGGCGGTTGCCGACCTGCTCCGGGTTCTCGGACCCGGCGGCCGGATTCTCATCGAGGAGCCGGACCTGAGGCTGCCCGTCGTGAAGGCCGTGGCGGTTCTGGAAAAGATGTTCCTGATGAGGAGCCGCTTCGAGACACCGGAGAGGATCCGGGAGCGCATCGAGTCCCATGGCATGACGGCGGCCATCGAGCGGGGAGGGGGATTCAGGGCCTGGGTGTGGGCTGAAAAGCCGTAAAGACGGAAGGCTGTTGAAAAAGGGCGTCTGCTGCGTTGCCCTCATCCCGTCCCGCTCGACGTACAAAAGAGTACGACTCGCGGTACGGGATTTCGGGCGCCTTGCATTCAACCCTTTTTGAACAGCATTCGGATGGTGGACTGAGCAGGCTTTTCCTGCCCCTTTTGATACATCCGGCCGCGCCCCCGCATCACAGAGCCGCGGAATAGAGACGATCAACGATAGAAGGAGGTACGATGCGATTTTCCGAGGATGTTTACACGTACGAGTGGACCGACTATTTCGACAATAATTGCAACAGTTTCTACATCGGCGGCGAGGTCGGGGCCCTCATCGATCCCGGCCTGTCCCGCTACGTTCCCCAGCTCCTGGAGCAGATGCGCCTGGACGGGATCGATCCGGACGACATCCGGTACATCGTCAACACCCACTCCCACCCGGACCATTTCGAGGGTTCGTCGTTCTTTGCCGGATCGAAGGTGAAGATCGCCCTGCACCAGAAGGAGATCGAATTCCTGAACGGCCCCGGCGTGCAGCTCTATTCCCTCTTCGGGATGCCGCGGCCCCGGACTCAGATCGATCTGCCGCTGGACGGCGAGGAGTTGGTCCTGGGCGGGGAAACGTTCCAGGTACTCCTCCTGCCGGGGCACTCGCCCGGATCCATCGGCCTCTACAGCCCGGAGCGCAGGATCGTCTTCTGTGGCGACGTGATTTTCGAGCAGAACGTCGGACGCACCGATTTCCCCGGCGGCGACGGGGCTCTCCTGAAAAAGAGCATTCGCTCCCTGGCGGGACTGGATCTGGATGCCCTCCTGCCCGGGCACATGGGCATCGTGGACGGGGCGGAGGCGGTCAAGCGGAACTTCGAGATCGTGATCCGGAACGTGTTTCCTTACATTTGAGAAACCGGAAGGCAGGTTCATACCAGGCGGACGCGGAGATGGAGCGGACCGGAAACGGCCCCTCGCAGGCGCCCCGGTCCGGAGCGAAAACCGGTCCCGCGGCTCCCGAAGTCTTTTACCGTTCGGGCATCCCGGTCCGCCAGGAGGCGTCGAGAATCATGTACGTGGCGAGGCCTTTCGCCACGAGGTTTCCCTCATCGTCCCGGACGTCCACCTCACCCAGGGCCGTCCGACTGCCCTTGTGGGTGATGACGGCCTCCGCCGTGATGGCGCCCCGCTCGAAAGGCTTCAGGTAGTTCAGTTTCATTTCAATGGTGGTGAATGTCTCCGAGCGGTCCACCAGCCCGATGAGGGCCATGGCCACCGCGGAGTCCGCGGCAGAAAAGACGGCCCCGCCGTGGGCGATGCCCAGGGGGTGGACAAGCTTCCGGTCGAAAGCGAGTCGAACCCGGGCCCATCCTTTTTTTACGTCCGTCAGTTCCAGGCCCAGGAGTTCCCAGTACGGCGAGGCGGTCCGCATTTTCACGAGCAGGGCGTCCCGGAATACCGGAGCCAGCTCTTCATGGGTCTTCATGAGAAACCTCCCTGTAAAGTGCCATCCCTGTAGCAGACCGGAGTACCGCTGAAAAGGGCAAATGCGGATCTCTTCCTTTACAACGAGACTGTGGCGGCCTATTTTTGATTCCAGACGTTTGTGAAAGGAGGCGAAAAGCCATGAAGACGATTCGCATTGAAGGGATGAGCTGCCAGCACTGTGTCATGGCCGTCACGAAGGCCTTGAGCGCCGTTGCGGGCGTCGGGAACGTGAAGGTCGATCTGGCGCGGGGAGAGGCGACCTACGAGGAAAAGGGAGCTGTCGATCCGGAGGCGATCCGCGAGGCCGTCCGGAAAGCGGGTTATAAAGCGGGGTAAGGGATTATGGAATCGACGACCGTCTCGGTCGGCGGGATGACCTGCGCCGCCTGCGTCCGCCGGGTGGAAAACGCCCTGAAGGAGATCCCCGGCGTGACGGACGTCTCGGTGAACCTGGCCACCGCCCGGGCCACCCTTGTTCACGAGGGGGCCTGGGCAGGCGTGGAGGCCGTCCGGGAGGTCGTCACCGACAGCGGCTACGAGTACCTGGGCGTTCCCGACGAAGACCGGGAGGACCCCATCACGGAGGCCCGGGAGCGGGAGATCCGGGACCTGACGGTCCGCTTCTCCGTCGGGATCGTCCTGAGCGTTGTGATTTTTCTGGGGTCCATGCAGCACTGGTTCCCCTTTCTCAGGGAAATCCCCCATACTCCTCTTCGGGTGGTCCTGTTCTTCCTGACCGTTCCGGTGATCTTCTGGGTCGGGGAGCGGTTTCTGGTTGGCGCCTGGAAGGCCGCCCTCCAGAAGACCAGCGACATGAACACCCTGGTGGCCGTGGGGGCCCTTTCGGCGTTCCTCTATTCCACCGGAGCCACGTTCTTCCCCGGCTTTTTCGCCGCGGCCGGCGTGGCGCCGCACGTCTACTTCGACGGCGCCGCATTTATCGTGACCCTCATCCTCCTGGGACGGCTCCTGGAGGCAAGAGCCAAGGGAAGGACTTCCCGGGCGATTCAGCGCCTCGTGGGCCTGAAGCCGAAGACGGCCCGGGTCCTCCGGGGAGAGGAGGAAACGGACCTTCCCGTGGAGGCCGTCGTTCCCGGAGACCGAATCCGGGTGCGGCCGGGCGAGAAGATCCCCGTCGACGGTGTCGTGCTTTCGGGCGCCTCCGCCGTGGACGAATCGATGCTCACCGGTGAAAGCCTTCCCGTATCCAAGGAGGAGGGGGCGGAGGTCTTTGCCGCCACGCTGAACCGGACGGGAACCTTTACCTTCCGGGCGACCCGGGTGGGGAGGGAGACAGTCCTGGCCCAGATCATCCGGCTTGTGGAGGCTGCCCAGGGATCGAAGGCGCCGGTCCAGCGCCTGGCCGATCGGGTGGCATCGATTTTCGTTCCCGTCGTGTTCGCCATCGCCCTCGTCACCTTCGCCGTGTGGATGTTTTTCGTTCCGGACCCGCTCTTCAGCCTGGCCCTTCTGAACTTCGTATCCGTGCTCGTCATTGCCTGCCCCTGCGCCCTCGGCCTGGCCACCCCCACGGCGGTCATGGTCGGCACCGGCCTCGGTGCGGAGAACGGCATTCTCATCAAGGGCGGCGAGAGCCTGGAGCGGGCGGGCCGGCTGACGACGGTCGTCTTCGACAAGACGGGCACCCTGACGAAGGGGGAGCCGGAGGTGACGGACATCATTCCCGCTCCCGGCTTTGTCCGGGAGGACGTTCTGCAGGCGGCCATGTCCCTGGAGGTCGGATCGGAGCATCCCCTGGCGGCGGCGATCCTGGCCAGGGGAAAAGAGGAAGGACTGGCTCCACAGCCGCTGGAGGAATTTGAGGCCCTTCCCGGACTGGGCGCGCGGGCCGTGCTGGCAGGCGACCGGCATCTCATCGGGAACCTCCGCCTGATGGAGCAGGAGGGGATCGATCTCTCGGGGCTTCGGGAGGTCGGGGAACGGCTGTCCGGGGAGGGGAAGACCTCCGTCTTCCTGGCCGCCGGAGGCCGCGCCGCCGGAATCATCGCCCTGGCGGACACCCCCCGGGAGACGTCAGGGGCCGCCGTTGTCGCCCTGAAGAAAATGGGACTCCGGGTCGCCCTGATCACGGGGGACAACCGGGCGGCCGGGGAGGCGGCGGGACGCGCCCTCGGGATCGACCGTGTCCTGGCGGAAGTCCTGCCGGGAGACAAGGCACAGGAGATCCGGCGACTCCAGGAGGCGGGAGAGGTGGTGGCCATGGTGGGAGACGGGATAAACGACGCCCCGGCTCTGGCCGCGGCGGACATCGGCATCGCCATCGGTACGGGAACGGACGTGGCCGTCGAGGCGAGCGACCTGACCCTCATGCGGAGCGACCTGACCCTTGTAGCCCGGTCCATCGGCCTTTCCCTGGCGACAATGCGAGTCATCCGCCAGAACCTCTTCTGGGCCTTCATTTACAACGTCATCGGCATCCCCGTGGCGGCAGGCGTTCTCTATCCCTTTTTCGGAGTCCTCCTGAACCCGGAGTTCGCCGCCGCGGCCATGGCCTTCAGCTCCGTCTCCGTGGTCACCAACTCCCTGCGCCTCCGGCGGGTCTGGAAGAACCGGTAGCACGGCGGGCGATCCGGAAAAGCACAAGGGAAACGGATTTCAAATCCGTTCCTCTTTCCTTATTTTTTTCTTTTTCCAAGAAACCATGACGCGGATGAAACGCCAGCATGTGGGAGAGGGGCTTCCCTCGCGCTCAGAAGCGTTTTTTCGACCCTGCAACGTCTCGCTCCGCTGCAAAGTCATAACTCGCGCCCAGGGGCGCTCAGACAGATGACTTTGCGGGCGCTTCGCTGCGACGGCAGGGTACCCCGAAAAAGCCGCTATTCGCGCTCCGGGAAGCCCCCTCTCCCCGACGGATGTTCGCGGGGGCGCGACCGGGGGTTTCCAGAGGAGCAATCAGGACGTTTTTCCCATCCCTCTTGCCTGACAAACCGTCGACGACGGGTCGCGGGAAAAACGGCCGCGACAGCGGAAGCCCCCGTGGCAGCCCCCGCGCCCCGATGCTTGAAAGAGAAGAAATGGCGATCCTGCTTGGAGAGGGAGTTAAGAAAAAGGAAAGAGGAACGGATTTGAAATCCGTTTGCTTTTGATTTTCTTGTTCGATGGCCTGTCCGTTCGTTCCCTCGCACGCCGAGCAGCGAAGGACGAGGGGGAAGCGGCAGGCGATCCTTTTTCAACTGCCTGATTATACGTTGAAGCGGAAGGTCACGATATCCCCGTCCCGGACGATGTATTCCTTTCCCTCCAGGCGCAGGCGTCCGGCGGCCTTCGCGGCGGCAAGGCCCCCGCCGCAGGCGATGAAGTCCTCGTATCCGACGACCTCCGCCTTGATGAAGCCCCGCTCGAAGTCCTTGTGGATGGCGGCGGCCGCCTTGGGAGCCCTCGATTCCGCGGGAATCACCCAAGACTTCACCTCGTCCTCGCCGACGGTGAAGTACTGGATCCGGCCGAGCATCTCGAAAGCGGCCCGGATGACACGGGTGAACGCCGGCTCCGTCAGGCCGAGCGCATCGAGAAAATCCGACTGCTCATCCGGAGGAAGCTCCAGCATTTCCGCTTCCAGCCTACCGCAGATGCCGATGACAGGATCCTTCAACCCGGACGCCGTTCGGAATTCTTCGACCGGAGGTGTGTCTCCTTCGGCCGTGTTCAAGACAACCAGCTCCGGTCGCAGGGTCCAGAAGGAAAAACTGCGGAGGGCGACCATTTCCTCGGGAGCGAGGTTCAACTCGCGGAGCGGCTGGCTTCCCTCGAGATGCTCCTGGAGCCGGGGCAGCAGGTCCGCCTGGAGCAGTTCCTGTGGATTCAGGGCCTTGCGGGGGATTTTCCGGAGCCGCTCTGCCCGGTTTTCCACGACCATCAGATCGGAGAGGATCAGTTCGTCTTCCAACTGACGCCACCGCTGAACCATTTCGAGAACGTCCACGGCGGTAAACCCATCCACCACGTGCAGAAGCCCGTCGACGCCGGCCAGGTTCTGGCGGACCGTCTGCCAGGCCTTTTCACCGGCGGCGTGAACGTCCACGAAGGGAGCCCGGGCCGGGGAAACCTTGGCCGGATGAAAGATGGACACGAGGTGGTCGAACCGGTCGTCCGGCACGACGGCCTGTCCGCGGACGCAGGTCTCCCCGAAGGCGTCCCGGCTGTTCGTACCGGTCATGATTTCAAACAATGTGCTCTTCCCGCTCTGGGGAAGCCCAATGATTCCAAGCTCCATGATTGTTCCCCTTGCCTGTTCCGGCGCGCCCTATATCAGCACAAAGCGACACTTTCAAGAAAAACCGACAGACGTGCACGTTGCAGGGGCGGGAGAAACAAGCGGGATCCACCTCCGCCTCGCGGCTCTGTCCAGGCTTGTTTCCGCACGGGAGGCGGCCCCGCCCCGCGGGGGGAGCGGGACCGCCGGAGAGGGAGGCATGTCCTCAGAAGGAGAAGCTCATGGTCAGTCCGCCATACAGGTAGGAGCTGTCTCGTTCGGACGGTGTCGCCGTTCCCTTCAGTCCCTGCCCCTTCATTTCCATCCGCGCGTCGTTGGACAGGGGGAACACGTAGGACAGGGTCGGCGTGACGGTGATCCTGTCCGTGGCCTTGATGGGCAGGCTGGCGGTGACGACGCCGTCGTGGAAATTGCTGAACTTGTCGTCCGTTGCCAGGCTGTCGCCGTCGAACTTCGGGTATCCGCCGTAGCCGGCGCCCGCGTTGAACAGGGTGGCATCCGCATAGGTACTCAGGAGATAGCTGGCCGATGCCGCGAGCTTCAGGGACACCATCTTGTTCAGCTCAAAGACGTGGGAGATTCCGAGCAGGAAATACCAGTTCCGGTAGTGGTCGATCTCCTTATACACCGTGAGGGTCGGCGACAGGATCGTGTTGAGGCCGACGGAGGCGAAGATCTCCTGGGCGTCGGCCCGGTCGAGCCCGTCCCGGTTCAGCGATGCCAGGCTGTAATAGATGTAGCCGACGCCGAGGTTCACGGGACCGACTGTCTTCGAGTACGAAAGCGTCAGGTCCGTCTCGTTCCAGGTCCCGTGGTAGCTCTTCCCGTCGCTGCCTCCGTAGTAGGGATTCGTATCGATGTTTCCCCACAGGTTGACGGAAAATCCCTTCCAGCCGACCGTTGCGGACGGCTGGACGACGATGCTGTTCCGGCTCAGCTCATAGCCTCTCCAGATGTACTGGCTCAGGATGGAGACCGAGACGTCGCCCGTGGGCGCTTCCACGGCAGGGGCCGCTGCTTCTGCTGCGGCCGGCTTTTCTTCCGCCGTCGCTGCCGTCTGGATCATGAAAACCGCCGCGATGGCGCAGCACAGGGTGATGAAGATCCTTTTCCCGTAGAACAT contains the following coding sequences:
- the priA gene encoding primosomal protein N', whose translation is MSFVQVALNVPARQTFTYRVPEGMDPFAAVGKRVLVPLGRRRLTGYIVGILTAPDCDSVRDVLEILDEDPLFSREDFLFYAWVADYYLYPVGRALGEILPGSIPARDRTRVTLTRGFSPADTGTISPQEEQILQILRESPRGLSVQRLKEMVKIREIAKLLEEMEDQGWIRLSEGARGPAIRHRTERVLSLASGSLEGLSPRQEEAVRILRGLGAVPAAEFSRILPGSGTVLAGLKKKGIVLVEERPLVHLPGLIPLIEGPRIDLSLSPDQASALETVRSDLAGNSASVVLLHGVTGSGKTEVYLRAAAEVLERGGSVLFLVPEIALTPQLLNRVASFFDAGRIAVLHSGVSRADRYSQWRRIQRGDVDVVVGARSALFAPLKNLKLIIVDEEHDPSYKQDERLCYSARDMAVVRGKVAAATVILGSATPSIQTYFNAESGRYLRRTLPLRVEDRDLPTVEIVDMRVEGLRAGELPILSYTLQEALRDNLTTRGQTLLFLNRRGFHTHLFCASCGHVFACRNCSLSLISHARANVLRCHACDFTMPSPAACPACGSPGLVRHGLGTERVEGAVRTLFPQARVGRMDSDTTSRKGASADILRRLLRGEIDILVGTQMITKGHDIPGITLVGVVSADTSLHTADFRAAERTFQLLTQVSGRSGRGEKPGRVVIQTYNPGHYAVRHARSHDFEAFYREEIPQRQSLSYPPFSRLAQVRLSGLDPQRTRAEAGAAASFAYRFTAGQGLSGRVEILGPAEAPVARVRNRHRWQILLKGKDSRAVHAVAEALLARRFKGVELKIDVDPMDFL
- the dksA gene encoding RNA polymerase-binding protein DksA, which gives rise to MSSLKPDKLLYFRNLLISKINELLNEAEKTVSEMTDGKENYPDPTDRASLEADRNFELRIRDRERKLIAKMQEAIKRIDDGTYGICEMCGNPISEKRLQARPVTTSCIDCKTKQERLEKLKGE
- a CDS encoding PaaI family thioesterase produces the protein MKTHEELAPVFRDALLVKMRTASPYWELLGLELTDVKKGWARVRLAFDRKLVHPLGIAHGGAVFSAADSAVAMALIGLVDRSETFTTIEMKLNYLKPFERGAITAEAVITHKGSRTALGEVDVRDDEGNLVAKGLATYMILDASWRTGMPER
- a CDS encoding SagB/ThcOx family dehydrogenase, which produces MKGSGRWVLAAAIVMFLAGAAGAEEKKSISLLKPQMDSGRLLMHVLKERKSSRSFSKAKLPIRVLSGLLWAANGVNRPGTDGRTVPSARNMQEVDVYVALPKGVYLYDGKNHILNLVSERDIRALTGTQPYVRDAALNLVFVSDGRRMEGVAPEERDLLSSVTAGAMAENVYLYCASEGLATVVRASIDRSTLAAAMGLRPEQKILLAQSVGYPRK
- a CDS encoding class I SAM-dependent methyltransferase produces the protein MLNHFDWIAFAYDRLLGKPDINRLKRLLRLPAPGWLLDAGGGTGRVAFHLRPWTGGVVVSDLSWGMLKRAGMKKAIHPVRAHAERLPFRDGSFDRVMVVDALHHFCDAGEAVADLLRVLGPGGRILIEEPDLRLPVVKAVAVLEKMFLMRSRFETPERIRERIESHGMTAAIERGGGFRAWVWAEKP
- the hisI gene encoding phosphoribosyl-AMP cyclohydrolase; amino-acid sequence: MTEPDFDKGQGLVPAVVQDASTGEVLMMAYMNRLAWQKTLETGIATYWSRSRNSLWVKGETSGNTQKVHAVYIDCDSDTVLLKVDQVGGAACHTGYRSCFYRRVFPDGEEIVGERVFNPEEVYR
- a CDS encoding MBL fold metallo-hydrolase, with protein sequence MRFSEDVYTYEWTDYFDNNCNSFYIGGEVGALIDPGLSRYVPQLLEQMRLDGIDPDDIRYIVNTHSHPDHFEGSSFFAGSKVKIALHQKEIEFLNGPGVQLYSLFGMPRPRTQIDLPLDGEELVLGGETFQVLLLPGHSPGSIGLYSPERRIVFCGDVIFEQNVGRTDFPGGDGALLKKSIRSLAGLDLDALLPGHMGIVDGAEAVKRNFEIVIRNVFPYI
- a CDS encoding heavy-metal-associated domain-containing protein, giving the protein MKTIRIEGMSCQHCVMAVTKALSAVAGVGNVKVDLARGEATYEEKGAVDPEAIREAVRKAGYKAG
- a CDS encoding heavy metal translocating P-type ATPase yields the protein MESTTVSVGGMTCAACVRRVENALKEIPGVTDVSVNLATARATLVHEGAWAGVEAVREVVTDSGYEYLGVPDEDREDPITEAREREIRDLTVRFSVGIVLSVVIFLGSMQHWFPFLREIPHTPLRVVLFFLTVPVIFWVGERFLVGAWKAALQKTSDMNTLVAVGALSAFLYSTGATFFPGFFAAAGVAPHVYFDGAAFIVTLILLGRLLEARAKGRTSRAIQRLVGLKPKTARVLRGEEETDLPVEAVVPGDRIRVRPGEKIPVDGVVLSGASAVDESMLTGESLPVSKEEGAEVFAATLNRTGTFTFRATRVGRETVLAQIIRLVEAAQGSKAPVQRLADRVASIFVPVVFAIALVTFAVWMFFVPDPLFSLALLNFVSVLVIACPCALGLATPTAVMVGTGLGAENGILIKGGESLERAGRLTTVVFDKTGTLTKGEPEVTDIIPAPGFVREDVLQAAMSLEVGSEHPLAAAILARGKEEGLAPQPLEEFEALPGLGARAVLAGDRHLIGNLRLMEQEGIDLSGLREVGERLSGEGKTSVFLAAGGRAAGIIALADTPRETSGAAVVALKKMGLRVALITGDNRAAGEAAGRALGIDRVLAEVLPGDKAQEIRRLQEAGEVVAMVGDGINDAPALAAADIGIAIGTGTDVAVEASDLTLMRSDLTLVARSIGLSLATMRVIRQNLFWAFIYNVIGIPVAAGVLYPFFGVLLNPEFAAAAMAFSSVSVVTNSLRLRRVWKNR